Proteins encoded within one genomic window of Micromonospora halotolerans:
- a CDS encoding threonine aldolase family protein, with the protein MTDAYAERLRRLAAQRDCDTVLSGVRPASVREQLAALGAAVPDDLLPDFYGEGGAVEQLERRVAELLGVEAAALFPTGTMAQQVAMRYGAELTGRDAVGLHPLSHPLVHERDAYALLGGLRAVRTTAAPRNPTAEEVAALDEPIGTLFLELPLRDAGFVLPSWDELVAVVGAARERGARVHLDGARLWESTVHLGHSAAEVAGLADSTYVSFYKSLGGHSGAALAGDAELVRYARAWRHRYGGTLFQQWPAALAALAGLEGELPRLAGYVAHAKVVAEALATLPGARVHPTPPHTHQFRLWLPRPADALDAANLALAEEEKAWFAGGWRDTEVPGLALTEVTVAGPALELGPDQILDLADRFLRRVASR; encoded by the coding sequence ATGACCGACGCGTACGCCGAGCGGCTGCGCCGGCTCGCCGCCCAGCGCGACTGCGACACCGTGCTCTCCGGCGTCCGGCCGGCCTCGGTGCGGGAGCAGCTCGCGGCCCTCGGGGCGGCCGTCCCCGACGACCTGCTGCCCGACTTCTACGGCGAGGGCGGGGCGGTGGAGCAGCTCGAACGGCGGGTCGCCGAACTGCTCGGCGTGGAGGCGGCGGCCCTCTTCCCGACGGGCACGATGGCCCAGCAGGTGGCGATGCGCTACGGCGCCGAGCTGACCGGCCGGGACGCCGTCGGCCTACATCCGCTCAGCCACCCGCTGGTGCACGAGCGCGACGCGTACGCGCTGCTCGGTGGCCTGCGGGCGGTGCGGACCACGGCGGCGCCGCGCAACCCGACGGCCGAGGAGGTGGCCGCGCTCGACGAGCCGATCGGCACGCTCTTCCTGGAGCTTCCGCTGCGGGACGCCGGGTTCGTGCTGCCGAGCTGGGACGAGCTGGTGGCGGTGGTCGGCGCGGCCCGGGAGCGGGGCGCCCGGGTGCACCTGGACGGGGCCCGGCTCTGGGAGTCGACCGTCCACCTCGGGCATTCGGCGGCCGAGGTCGCGGGCCTGGCCGACAGCACGTACGTCTCGTTCTACAAGTCCCTGGGTGGCCACTCCGGCGCGGCGCTGGCCGGCGACGCCGAGCTGGTCCGATACGCCCGTGCCTGGCGGCACCGTTACGGCGGCACCCTGTTCCAGCAGTGGCCGGCGGCCCTCGCCGCGCTCGCCGGGCTGGAGGGGGAGCTGCCGCGGCTGGCCGGCTACGTGGCGCACGCGAAGGTGGTGGCCGAGGCGCTGGCCACCCTGCCGGGCGCGCGGGTCCACCCGACCCCGCCGCACACCCACCAGTTCCGGCTCTGGCTGCCGCGCCCGGCCGACGCGCTGGACGCGGCCAACCTCGCGCTCGCCGAGGAGGAGAAGGCGTGGTTCGCCGGCGGCTGGCGGGACACCGAGGTGCCCGGCCTGGCGCTGACCGAGGTGACCGTGGCCGGCCCGGCGCTGGAGCTGGGCCCCGACCAGATCCTCGACCTGGCCGACCGGTTCCTCCGCCGGGTCGCCTCCCGCTGA
- a CDS encoding PadR family transcriptional regulator codes for MAIQHAVLALLARGPSYGYELKGAFEGAVGPQWGPLNIGHLYQILDRLSRDGLVVAERHAQPVKPDRVVYEITSAGRAELDRWLAEPSPRSGGFRDDFFLKVTAAARSGEATTVRTVLTNQRGHLMRELRNLDGLRRRSEDPVVRLLLSAAARHVEADLAFVDDAESALLADGGAVLRALAADRPGPATSAAEGGPARSAG; via the coding sequence GTGGCGATCCAGCACGCGGTCCTGGCCCTGCTCGCCCGCGGCCCCAGCTACGGCTACGAGCTCAAGGGCGCCTTCGAGGGGGCGGTCGGCCCGCAGTGGGGCCCGCTCAACATCGGGCACCTCTACCAGATCCTCGACCGGCTGTCGCGGGACGGCCTGGTGGTCGCCGAGCGGCACGCCCAGCCGGTGAAGCCGGACCGGGTGGTCTACGAGATCACGTCGGCCGGCCGCGCCGAGCTGGACCGTTGGCTCGCCGAACCCAGCCCGCGCAGCGGCGGCTTCCGGGACGACTTCTTCCTGAAGGTCACGGCCGCCGCCCGGTCCGGCGAGGCCACCACCGTCCGCACCGTGCTGACCAACCAGCGCGGCCACCTCATGCGGGAGCTGCGCAACCTCGACGGGTTGCGCCGCCGTTCCGAGGACCCGGTGGTCCGGCTGCTGCTCTCCGCCGCGGCCCGGCACGTCGAGGCGGACCTCGCCTTCGTCGACGACGCCGAGTCGGCGCTGCTCGCCGACGGGGGTGCCGTGCTCCGGGCACTGGCGGCCGACCGGCCGGGCCCGGCGACGTCGGCCGCGGAAGGCGGCCCGGCGCGGTCCGCCGGCTGA
- a CDS encoding MmpS family transport accessory protein, which produces MSETTPTPDPGNGGGPSDPTAPDPTTWTPPDPLAAPQPWAPPAPWAPTPWTPGQWAPPGSAPPGGTPGPWPQHGSAIPGAPGTPPPPGPGTDPTAAPGPTGWTSPGAAPGPAGWAPGATPGPADWATPGAAPPPSGPSVPGGTPRPAAPPGYPAGPSAPPWPGGAPGPGWPPAGYPPPYAYPAAAPRRSTGGWVVAVVVTVVVALVLAFCGCVGFGVLGSFLDDSASSGQPYDPEFDEPDGGLGEEPTDAAPPIPATTPSGGRGRFTVVYEATGAGTVDVQFYDANADFLQVDEVRSPWRLAFTANDRERVQIIASPTDSGEASCRITIDGKVVSQDSGEYGATCFGW; this is translated from the coding sequence ATGTCCGAGACGACCCCCACCCCGGACCCGGGGAACGGCGGCGGCCCCAGCGACCCGACCGCTCCGGATCCCACCACCTGGACCCCGCCGGACCCGCTCGCCGCCCCGCAGCCCTGGGCGCCACCCGCCCCCTGGGCCCCGACGCCCTGGACCCCCGGCCAGTGGGCCCCGCCCGGATCCGCTCCGCCGGGCGGCACGCCGGGCCCGTGGCCGCAGCACGGGTCCGCCATCCCGGGCGCCCCCGGGACGCCCCCGCCGCCCGGCCCGGGCACGGACCCGACGGCAGCACCCGGTCCGACCGGTTGGACGAGCCCGGGGGCAGCGCCAGGCCCGGCGGGCTGGGCCCCGGGAGCGACGCCCGGCCCGGCCGACTGGGCCACCCCGGGGGCAGCACCGCCGCCCTCCGGTCCGAGCGTCCCGGGCGGCACGCCGCGCCCGGCCGCCCCGCCGGGGTACCCGGCCGGCCCGTCCGCGCCGCCCTGGCCCGGCGGCGCTCCCGGACCGGGATGGCCGCCGGCCGGCTACCCGCCGCCGTACGCGTACCCCGCGGCGGCGCCGCGCCGGTCGACGGGCGGGTGGGTCGTCGCCGTCGTGGTGACCGTGGTCGTCGCCCTGGTGCTCGCCTTCTGCGGCTGCGTCGGCTTCGGCGTGCTCGGCAGCTTCCTCGACGACTCCGCCAGCTCCGGGCAGCCCTACGACCCGGAGTTCGACGAGCCGGACGGCGGCCTCGGCGAGGAACCCACGGACGCCGCGCCGCCGATCCCCGCCACCACCCCGTCCGGCGGGCGCGGGCGGTTCACCGTGGTGTACGAGGCGACCGGCGCCGGCACCGTCGACGTGCAGTTCTACGACGCCAACGCGGACTTCCTCCAGGTCGACGAGGTGCGGTCGCCGTGGCGGCTGGCCTTCACGGCGAACGACCGGGAACGGGTGCAGATCATCGCGTCGCCCACCGACTCGGGCGAGGCGAGCTGCCGGATCACCATCGACGGGAAGGTCGTCTCGCAGGACTCCGGCGAGTACGGCGCGACCTGCTTCGGCTGGTGA
- a CDS encoding FtsX-like permease family protein translates to MFHVIWGQLRGRAGRSVALLVGVLVATTGFVVLTGATTTSRLAVTGTVERNTRAAYDILVRPKGTRTPLEAERGLVRPNYLSGSYGGITTAQYDQVKAVEGVDVAAPIAMLGHSTTQVELPLDLTDAVDRSLDRQVIRVDRTFLAERGLSRVAADPIYVYVTTHPLLYPRTDVGFRADAIPYSDGRPYDSQLCGDVPREVLSRGRSAPICDPRWYLAPSMNTLTDRQTWSIEAFRLLPDGRFESRAPGSPPARESDRLIVRPRVTVPFLLAAVDPDAEQRLVGLSGAVVGGRPLTAADTLRTRRTSGTTWHTLPVLVSARPYLDGAVRTTWHRIVPPGSIGDVEPYDLARVLRGAPTVPAGGSEQEVAAAYRAQLTGAEECCTGQLARVVQPGQTSYDQMPDGSLRARPAAPNSKVYVGTDLAIATPRPWLTEDTPFRPLAALGLPPSGRSLTTARDWRSVGLFDPEKLTGFSDLGKVPLETYEPPRATGVDDRSRAALGGSPLEPSGNPAGYLSAPPLLLTTLAAVPELLKGGSGPERTAPISAIRVRVADVDGYSERSAEQVRLIAERIATATGLDVDITLGSSPAPQTVELPAGAFGRPDLRLAENWSALGVASVITRAVDRKSAVLFLLVLVVCVLFLGNAVSAAVRDRRPELAVLACLGWPARRIGALVLGEVAALGLGAGLLAVGLAIPLGTALGIDVDWRRALLAVPVALLLALAAGLAPALRAARAHPAAALRPPVAHTLRSRRARTIAGLALVNLARTPGRTLLGAGALAIGVAALTLVAAVAHAFRGALVGSLLGDTVSLSVRGADVLAAVATVLLGSAAVADVLYLNIRDRAAELATLQATGWTDGMLGRLVGYEGFALGALGAVAGAGLGLGGAAWLVGDLPAALVAVAAAVALAGVLVTCLAALVPAALLRRLPTARLLAEE, encoded by the coding sequence ATGTTCCACGTCATCTGGGGGCAGCTTCGTGGCCGTGCGGGACGGTCGGTGGCGCTGCTGGTCGGCGTACTGGTGGCCACCACCGGCTTCGTCGTCCTCACCGGCGCCACCACCACCTCCCGGCTCGCTGTCACCGGCACCGTCGAACGGAACACCCGCGCCGCCTACGACATCCTGGTCCGTCCGAAGGGGACGCGCACCCCGCTGGAGGCGGAGCGCGGCCTGGTCCGGCCCAACTACCTCTCCGGCAGCTACGGCGGCATCACCACCGCCCAGTACGACCAGGTCAAGGCCGTCGAGGGGGTGGACGTCGCGGCTCCGATCGCCATGCTCGGGCACTCCACCACCCAGGTCGAGCTGCCGCTCGACCTCACCGACGCCGTCGACCGCTCGCTGGACCGCCAGGTGATCCGGGTCGACCGCACGTTCCTCGCCGAACGCGGCTTGAGCCGCGTCGCCGCGGATCCGATCTATGTGTACGTCACCACACATCCGCTCCTCTATCCGCGCACCGACGTCGGGTTCAGGGCCGACGCCATCCCGTACAGCGACGGCCGGCCCTACGACTCCCAACTCTGTGGCGACGTGCCGCGGGAGGTCCTGTCACGCGGACGGAGCGCGCCCATCTGCGACCCGCGCTGGTATCTCGCCCCGTCGATGAACACCCTCACCGACCGGCAGACCTGGTCGATCGAGGCGTTCCGGCTGCTGCCCGACGGGCGATTCGAGAGCCGCGCGCCCGGCTCACCGCCGGCCCGGGAGTCGGATCGGCTCATCGTCCGGCCGAGGGTCACGGTGCCGTTCCTGCTCGCCGCCGTCGACCCTGACGCCGAGCAGCGGTTGGTCGGCCTGTCCGGAGCGGTCGTGGGGGGCCGGCCACTCACCGCCGCCGACACCCTCCGCACGAGGCGAACGTCGGGCACGACCTGGCACACCCTGCCCGTGCTGGTCAGCGCCCGGCCCTACCTGGACGGCGCGGTACGCACCACCTGGCACCGCATCGTCCCGCCCGGCAGCATCGGCGACGTCGAGCCGTACGACCTGGCCCGGGTGTTGCGCGGCGCGCCGACCGTCCCCGCGGGCGGGTCGGAGCAGGAGGTGGCGGCCGCCTACCGGGCCCAGCTCACCGGCGCCGAGGAATGCTGCACGGGTCAGCTCGCCCGCGTGGTCCAGCCCGGCCAGACGAGTTACGACCAGATGCCGGACGGCAGCCTCCGCGCCCGGCCGGCCGCCCCGAACTCCAAGGTGTACGTCGGGACCGACCTGGCGATCGCGACACCGCGTCCCTGGCTCACCGAGGACACCCCGTTCCGGCCGCTGGCCGCGCTCGGTCTGCCCCCGTCCGGGCGGTCCCTGACCACCGCGCGCGACTGGCGGTCCGTGGGCCTCTTCGACCCGGAGAAGCTGACCGGGTTCAGCGATTTGGGCAAGGTGCCGCTGGAAACGTACGAACCGCCCCGGGCCACCGGCGTCGACGACCGCAGCCGTGCGGCGCTGGGCGGGTCGCCGCTGGAGCCGAGCGGCAATCCCGCCGGCTACCTGTCCGCCCCGCCGCTGCTGCTGACCACCCTCGCCGCGGTGCCGGAGCTGCTCAAGGGCGGCAGCGGTCCAGAGCGCACCGCGCCGATCAGCGCGATCCGGGTCCGGGTGGCCGACGTCGACGGCTACAGCGAACGCTCCGCCGAGCAGGTCCGGCTGATCGCCGAACGGATCGCCACCGCCACCGGCCTCGACGTGGACATCACCCTCGGTTCCTCCCCTGCCCCGCAGACCGTGGAGCTGCCCGCCGGCGCCTTCGGCCGCCCTGACCTGCGGCTGGCCGAGAACTGGTCGGCCCTCGGCGTCGCCTCGGTGATCACCAGAGCGGTGGATCGGAAGAGCGCCGTCCTCTTCCTGCTGGTGCTGGTGGTCTGCGTACTCTTCCTCGGCAACGCCGTCTCCGCCGCGGTCCGGGACCGCCGCCCCGAACTCGCCGTGCTGGCCTGCCTCGGCTGGCCCGCCCGCCGCATCGGCGCGCTCGTCCTCGGTGAGGTCGCCGCCCTGGGCCTCGGCGCCGGGTTGCTCGCCGTCGGCCTCGCGATCCCACTCGGCACCGCGCTCGGCATCGACGTCGACTGGCGGCGCGCCCTGCTCGCCGTACCGGTGGCCCTTTTGCTGGCGTTGGCGGCGGGGCTGGCACCCGCGCTGCGGGCCGCGCGCGCCCACCCCGCAGCCGCGTTACGCCCGCCCGTGGCCCACACCCTGCGCTCCCGTCGGGCCCGGACGATCGCCGGGCTGGCCCTCGTCAACCTGGCTCGCACTCCCGGGCGCACGCTGCTCGGCGCCGGCGCACTGGCCATCGGGGTGGCCGCGCTGACCCTGGTCGCCGCCGTCGCCCACGCCTTCCGCGGTGCCCTCGTCGGCAGCCTGCTCGGCGACACGGTGTCGCTGAGCGTGCGCGGCGCGGACGTCCTCGCCGCGGTGGCCACCGTCCTGCTCGGGTCCGCCGCCGTGGCCGACGTGCTCTACCTGAACATCCGCGACCGCGCCGCCGAGCTGGCCACCCTTCAGGCCACCGGCTGGACCGACGGGATGCTCGGCCGCCTGGTCGGCTACGAGGGCTTCGCGCTCGGCGCGCTCGGCGCGGTCGCCGGCGCCGGCCTCGGGCTCGGCGGGGCGGCCTGGCTGGTCGGCGACCTGCCGGCGGCGCTGGTGGCGGTGGCCGCCGCCGTGGCGCTGGCCGGAGTGCTGGTCACCTGCCTGGCGGCACTCGTCCCGGCCGCGCTGCTGCGCCGCCTACCCACCGCGCGACTGCTGGCCGAGGAGTGA
- a CDS encoding ABC transporter ATP-binding protein: protein MDATTGSTVRTAGLVRQFRSGTERLTAVDDVSLEIAPGSVVALTGPSGSGKSTLLHLIGAIEQADRGTVTVDDVEVTGLRRAALARYRQRVGFVFQRYHLLPALTVLDNVIAPVLPRRGRADHAVRARELLDAVGLAGRERALPAQLSGGQQQRVAIARALMGAPRLLLADEPTGNLDSTTGAQILDLLLDLRDRHGMTILLATHEQAVAARCDRLIRLGDGQVVEDVDLTDGEDPADTFDRATRLRL from the coding sequence ATGGATGCGACGACGGGCAGTACGGTACGCACCGCCGGGCTGGTCCGGCAGTTCCGCAGCGGCACCGAGCGGCTCACCGCCGTCGACGACGTGTCGCTGGAGATCGCGCCGGGATCGGTGGTGGCGCTGACCGGGCCGAGCGGCTCCGGCAAGTCCACGCTGCTGCACCTCATCGGTGCGATCGAGCAGGCGGACCGGGGCACCGTGACGGTGGACGACGTGGAGGTCACCGGGCTGCGCCGGGCCGCGCTGGCCCGGTACCGCCAGCGGGTCGGCTTCGTGTTCCAGCGCTACCACCTGCTGCCGGCGCTGACCGTGCTGGACAACGTGATCGCGCCGGTGCTGCCCCGCCGGGGCCGCGCCGACCACGCGGTGCGCGCCCGGGAGCTGCTGGACGCGGTGGGGCTCGCCGGCCGGGAACGCGCGCTGCCCGCCCAGCTCTCCGGCGGCCAGCAGCAGCGGGTGGCGATCGCCCGGGCGCTGATGGGCGCGCCCCGGCTGCTGTTGGCCGACGAGCCGACCGGCAACCTCGACTCGACCACCGGCGCCCAGATCCTCGACCTGCTGCTCGACCTGCGCGACCGGCACGGCATGACGATCCTGCTCGCCACTCACGAACAGGCCGTCGCCGCCCGGTGCGACCGCCTGATCCGCCTCGGCGACGGGCAGGTCGTGGAGGACGTCGACCTCACCGACGGGGAGGACCCGGCCGACACCTTCGACCGCGCCACCCGGCTGCGGCTCTGA
- a CDS encoding pyridoxal phosphate-dependent aminotransferase produces MTTTDPLVARMRPFGTTIFAEMSALAVRTGAVNLGQGFPDTDGPPEMLAAAAEALRSGHNQYPPGPGIPALRAAVAAHQHRFWGLEYDPDGEIVVTAGATEAIAASILALCEPGDEVVCFEPYYDSYAASIALAGAVRRPVTLRPAADGRYAFDPAELRAAFGPRTRLVLLNTPHNPTGKVFTADELALVAELCQEHGAYAVADEVYEHLVFTDAAAPHVPLATLPGMRERTLRISSAGKTFSCTGWKVGWVSGPAPLVAAVLRVKQFLTFVNAGPLQPAVAVALGLPDAYFADFRDGMQRRRDQLVAGLTDAGFGVLAPEGTYFVTADVTPLGGWDGVEFCRSLPERCGVVAVPTQVFYDDAEAGRRLVRFAFCKRPEVLTEAVTRLRRLKEDA; encoded by the coding sequence GTGACGACGACCGATCCGCTGGTGGCCCGGATGCGGCCGTTCGGCACCACCATCTTCGCCGAGATGTCCGCGCTGGCCGTGCGCACCGGCGCGGTCAACCTCGGGCAGGGCTTCCCCGACACCGACGGCCCGCCGGAGATGCTCGCCGCGGCAGCCGAGGCGCTGCGGTCCGGCCACAACCAGTACCCGCCCGGCCCGGGCATCCCGGCGCTGCGCGCGGCCGTCGCGGCCCACCAGCACCGCTTCTGGGGCCTGGAGTACGACCCGGACGGCGAGATCGTGGTGACGGCGGGCGCCACCGAGGCGATCGCGGCGAGCATCCTCGCCCTCTGCGAGCCGGGCGACGAGGTGGTCTGCTTCGAGCCCTACTACGACTCGTACGCGGCCTCGATCGCCCTGGCCGGAGCGGTCCGCCGTCCGGTGACGCTGCGTCCCGCCGCCGACGGCCGGTACGCGTTCGACCCGGCGGAGCTGCGCGCCGCGTTCGGGCCGCGCACCCGGCTGGTGCTGCTGAACACCCCGCACAACCCGACCGGCAAGGTGTTCACCGCCGACGAGCTGGCCCTGGTCGCCGAGCTGTGCCAGGAGCACGGCGCGTACGCGGTCGCCGACGAGGTCTACGAGCACCTGGTCTTCACCGACGCCGCCGCCCCGCACGTGCCGCTGGCGACGCTTCCCGGCATGCGCGAGCGGACGTTGCGCATCTCCTCGGCGGGCAAGACGTTCTCGTGCACCGGCTGGAAGGTCGGCTGGGTGAGCGGCCCGGCGCCGCTGGTCGCCGCCGTGCTGCGGGTGAAGCAGTTCCTCACCTTCGTCAACGCCGGGCCGCTGCAACCGGCCGTGGCGGTCGCGCTCGGCCTGCCGGACGCGTACTTCGCCGACTTCCGGGACGGGATGCAGCGGCGGCGGGACCAGCTCGTCGCCGGGCTCACCGACGCCGGGTTCGGGGTGCTCGCGCCGGAGGGGACGTACTTCGTCACGGCCGACGTCACCCCGCTCGGCGGGTGGGACGGGGTGGAGTTCTGCCGCTCGCTGCCGGAACGCTGCGGCGTGGTGGCGGTGCCGACCCAGGTCTTCTACGACGACGCGGAGGCCGGCCGGCGGCTGGTCCGATTCGCGTTCTGCAAGCGGCCCGAGGTGCTCACCGAGGCGGTCACCCGGCTGCGCCGGCTCAAGGAGGACGCATGA
- a CDS encoding FtsX-like permease family protein, with product MFHVIWGQLRGRAGRSVALLIGVLVATTGFTVLTGATTTSRLDVTGTVERNTGAAYQILVRPKRTRTPLEVERRLVRPNYLSGLFGGITTAQYEQVKAVDGVDVAAPIAMLGHSTAPVPMSFDVTDAVDRSLDRQVIRIDPTYVAERGLSTAPAKPRYVYVTKHRLIYPRFDGDLSARATPYTDGRSYAEDSLCGPVPREVLPGGASRPICNPMFGGLQASLATLSEREVWGLDAVRLLPDGRFEAANGLLTRDTAPTATDRLVLTYQLTVPLLVAAVDPIAENQLVGLDSAVVSGRSVRADEPVAERRGGTLLTRTAPALVTNRPFFDSTVRARFTRLPTARPATVPAIELEQTLSRAAGIPAGSAEVDAGEAYRAQLTKGIATDACCRGQLQRVIQAGPVTYRELPDGTLRADAVPPADAEVYGNQFTFNFLPRPWLAEDTGFRPVRAIAAKEGGAATQYHQWQAVGVFDPEKLAGFSDAGAVPLETYEAPRAEGADEGSRTALGRRPLEPSGNPAGYLSVPPLVLTNLASVPKLLEGGNSPQRSAPISAIRVRVAGVDGYSERAAERVRLIAEQINRATGLDVDITLGSSAAPQTVELPGGAFGRPDLRLTENWSALGVASTIVQAVDRKSAVLFLLVLVVCVLFLGNAVSAAVRDRRSELAVLACLGWPARRIGALVLGEVALLGLAAGLLSLGLAVPLGAALGIGVDWRRATLAVPVALLLALAAGLAPALRAARAHPAAALRPPVATARWVRRPRTLPGLALVNLVRTPGRTLLGAGALAIGVAALTLVSAAAYAFRGAIVGSLLGDTVSLGVRGADTLAAVATVLLGAAAVADVLYLNIRDRAAELATLRATGWTDAALGRLIGYEGFALGALGAVAGAGLGLGGAAWLVGDLPAALVAVAAAVALAGVLATCLAALVPAALLRRLPTARLLAEE from the coding sequence ATGTTCCACGTCATCTGGGGGCAGCTTCGTGGCCGTGCCGGGCGGTCGGTGGCGCTGCTGATCGGCGTGCTGGTGGCGACCACCGGCTTCACCGTCCTGACCGGCGCCACCACGACCTCCCGACTGGACGTCACCGGCACCGTCGAGCGGAACACCGGGGCGGCGTACCAGATCCTGGTCCGTCCGAAGCGGACGCGCACCCCGCTGGAGGTCGAGCGGCGGCTGGTCCGCCCCAACTACCTCTCCGGCCTCTTCGGTGGCATCACCACGGCCCAGTACGAGCAGGTCAAGGCGGTGGACGGCGTCGACGTGGCCGCGCCCATCGCGATGCTGGGCCACTCCACCGCACCGGTGCCCATGTCGTTCGACGTCACCGACGCCGTCGACCGGAGCCTGGACCGGCAGGTGATCCGCATCGACCCCACCTACGTCGCCGAACGCGGCCTCTCCACCGCGCCGGCCAAACCGCGCTACGTGTACGTGACGAAGCACCGCCTCATCTACCCCCGCTTCGACGGCGACCTGTCCGCGCGGGCGACGCCGTACACCGACGGCCGGTCGTACGCGGAGGACAGCCTGTGCGGGCCCGTCCCGCGGGAGGTTCTCCCGGGCGGAGCGAGCCGTCCGATCTGCAATCCGATGTTCGGCGGCCTGCAGGCCAGTCTGGCCACCCTCTCCGAGCGGGAGGTGTGGGGCCTGGACGCGGTGCGGCTGCTGCCGGACGGCCGGTTCGAGGCGGCCAACGGCCTGCTCACCCGGGACACCGCCCCCACCGCCACCGACCGCCTGGTGCTCACCTACCAGCTGACCGTGCCGTTGCTGGTCGCCGCCGTCGACCCGATCGCCGAGAACCAGCTCGTCGGACTGGACTCCGCAGTGGTCAGCGGGCGGTCGGTCCGGGCCGACGAACCGGTGGCCGAGCGCCGTGGCGGCACCCTGCTGACCCGTACCGCACCGGCGCTCGTCACCAACCGTCCCTTCTTCGACAGCACGGTGCGCGCCCGGTTCACCCGGCTGCCCACGGCCCGGCCGGCCACCGTGCCGGCGATCGAACTCGAGCAGACCCTGAGCCGCGCCGCCGGGATCCCGGCCGGTTCCGCCGAGGTCGACGCGGGCGAGGCCTACCGCGCCCAGCTCACGAAGGGGATCGCCACCGACGCCTGCTGCCGCGGCCAGCTCCAGCGGGTCATCCAGGCGGGGCCCGTGACATACCGCGAGCTACCTGACGGCACCCTGCGCGCCGACGCGGTGCCGCCCGCGGACGCCGAGGTGTACGGCAACCAGTTCACCTTCAACTTCCTGCCCCGGCCCTGGCTGGCCGAGGACACCGGCTTCCGGCCGGTCCGGGCCATCGCCGCGAAGGAGGGTGGCGCGGCCACGCAGTACCACCAGTGGCAGGCCGTCGGGGTGTTCGACCCGGAGAAGCTGGCCGGCTTCAGCGACGCGGGCGCGGTCCCGCTGGAGACGTACGAGGCGCCGCGCGCCGAGGGTGCGGACGAAGGCAGCCGCACCGCGCTCGGCCGCCGGCCCCTGGAACCGAGCGGCAATCCGGCCGGCTACCTCTCGGTGCCGCCGCTGGTGCTCACCAACCTCGCCAGCGTGCCGAAGCTGCTGGAGGGCGGCAACAGCCCGCAACGCAGCGCGCCGATCAGCGCGATCCGGGTGCGGGTCGCCGGTGTGGACGGATACAGCGAGCGGGCCGCGGAGCGGGTCCGGCTGATCGCCGAGCAGATCAACCGGGCGACCGGCCTGGACGTCGACATCACGCTGGGCTCGTCCGCCGCCCCGCAGACCGTGGAGCTGCCGGGCGGCGCGTTCGGCCGACCCGACCTGCGGCTGACCGAGAACTGGTCGGCGCTGGGTGTCGCCTCGACCATCGTCCAGGCGGTGGACCGCAAGAGCGCCGTGCTGTTCCTGCTGGTGCTGGTGGTCTGTGTGCTCTTCCTCGGCAACGCCGTCTCCGCTGCCGTCCGGGACCGCCGCTCGGAACTGGCGGTGCTGGCCTGTCTCGGGTGGCCGGCCCGCCGGATCGGGGCACTCGTCCTCGGCGAGGTCGCCCTGCTCGGCCTCGCCGCCGGGCTGCTGTCGCTCGGGCTCGCCGTACCGCTCGGCGCCGCCCTCGGCATCGGCGTCGACTGGCGGCGGGCGACGCTCGCCGTACCGGTGGCGCTGCTGCTCGCGCTGGCCGCCGGCCTGGCGCCCGCGCTGCGGGCGGCGCGCGCCCACCCGGCTGCCGCGCTCCGCCCGCCCGTGGCCACCGCGCGGTGGGTACGCCGACCGCGCACCCTGCCCGGCCTGGCCCTGGTGAACCTGGTCCGCACTCCCGGTCGCACCCTGCTCGGCGCGGGTGCGCTGGCCATCGGGGTGGCCGCACTGACGCTGGTGTCCGCCGCCGCGTACGCCTTCCGCGGCGCCATCGTCGGCAGCCTGCTCGGCGACACCGTGTCGCTCGGCGTACGCGGCGCCGACACCCTGGCGGCCGTGGCCACGGTCCTGCTCGGGGCGGCGGCGGTCGCCGACGTCCTCTACCTGAACATCCGCGACCGCGCCGCCGAGCTGGCCACCTTGCGCGCCACCGGCTGGACCGACGCCGCGCTGGGTCGCCTGATCGGTTACGAGGGCTTCGCACTCGGCGCGCTCGGCGCGGTCGCCGGCGCCGGCCTCGGGCTCGGCGGGGCGGCCTGGCTGGTCGGCGACCTGCCGGCGGCGCTGGTGGCGGTGGCCGCCGCCGTGGCGCTGGCCGGAGTGCTGGCCACCTGCCTGGCGGCGCTCGTCCCGGCCGCGCTGCTGCGCCGCCTTCCCACCGCACGACTGCTGGCAGAGGAGTGA